Proteins from one Telopea speciosissima isolate NSW1024214 ecotype Mountain lineage chromosome 1, Tspe_v1, whole genome shotgun sequence genomic window:
- the LOC122655849 gene encoding uncharacterized protein LOC122655849, with protein MRVKGNDCSIPELISFLKTAFRSTDFEELEQKLMLREQKLKLDKEALEDKLKDAMKREVELVAELKAHRTRCRELETIRNADKSKWALSMELETVKKECISLKYKLSGLEFDKHGIEEELNKYKILCDKLKEKFICLQEDYIVVCEREKRAQGRISTLSEELKKMKDETREKYVQLKVQNRDLVCGKKRAEDELETWKKMFLGLESRVIMLEKDTLVLTNNDPRFILRLEAESRGSVGTISNEDKEKKEASFVTKIQEEANGEGDGDGDGASYKTLNCDAGTNIPENVGSSCCSRDEESRNVQVTGPPCIRIPHELLVNVKEEKDNVSLETNLQDGRRVRRQLESGQEGSTNKKMAGSKPGIGRSMDVIEIDSDDETSEMNIVAVATSNIRDKGKTPVSVDNSFKGVLKDEKEMAPENCLKRINSSQRGEEHKSICNITSDSEDENDEDKIPIRKLKMKRLQDLTHESMGVPLNQCSMAPILSFGDCNAEESFTPSRRHLVTLVQCEERKGGLGRTSPGYLVGNASDTEYQIEGPAAENVQDHEGKDVASDAKGGASLDRFIVDGSDGSDDEDSSTDSKEDCELVLSMIRRNKKNKSEWTFEADMLSSFQKDPVLCMKAVCALYKKQTVEEKYIMGSLYLNNWGFSNIDAFRGTYLAKFLMDGASRGALKKTVEELEKHMPGGLDECRRLANQYYKQLFKIYQNKEDPFFP; from the exons ATGCGGGTGAAGGGGAATGACTGCAGCATTCCGGAACTGATTTCGTTTTTGAAAACGGCTTTTCGATCGACGGATTTTGAGGAGTTGGAGCAGAAGTTGATGTTGCGAGAACAGAAGTTGAAGCTTGATAAGGAAGCTTTGGAAGACAAGTTGAAAGATGCAATGAAACGTGAGGTTGAACTAGTAGCAGAGTTGAAGGCTCATCGAACTAGGTGTAGGGAGTTGGAAACGATCAGAAATGCTGACAAAAGCAAGTGGGCTTTGTCAATGGAGCTTGAGACTGTGAAGAAAGAGTGTATATCTCTTAAATATAAGCTAAGCGGGTTAGAATTTGATAAACATGGCATTGAAGAGGAGCTTAATAAATACAAGATATTGTGCGATAAGCTCAAAGAAAAGTTCATTTGTCTCCAAGAAGATTACATAGTTGTAtgcgaaagagagaagagggcacAAGGAAGGATCTCTACTTTGTCGGAAGAGCTTAAgaagatgaaggatgaaacAAGAGAGAAGTATGTTCAGCTGAAGGTTCAGAATAGGGACTTGGTATGTGGAAAGAAGAGAGCCGAGGATGAGCTtgagacttggaagaagatgttttTGGGGCTAGAGTCTCGGGTCATTATGTTGGAAAAAGATACTTTGGTCTTGACTAACAATGACCCACGGTTTATCCTGAGGCTAGAAGCAGAGTCCAGAGGATCAGTGGGTACCATTTCTAATGAAgacaaagagaagaaggaagcaaGTTTTGTAACAAAAATTCAAGAAGAAGCAAATGGTGaaggtgatggtgatggtgatggtgccTCTTACAAAACGTTGAATTGTGATGCAGGAACTAACATACCTGAGAATGTGGGGTCTTCTTGCTGTTCACGGGACGAAGAAAGCAGAAATGTGCAGGTTACAG GTCCACCTTGTATTCGCATACCACACGAGCTTTTGGTCAATGTTAAGGAAGAGAAAGACAATGTTTCTTTAGAAACTAATTTGCAAGATGGAAGGCGAGTTAGAAGGCAATTGGAGTCTGGACAAGAAGGGAGCACCAACAAAAAAATGGCTGGATCCAAAC CAGGTATTGGAAGATCTATGGATGTTATTGAGATTGACAGTGATGATGAAACTAGTGAAATGAACATTGTTGCAGTGGCTACTTCTAACATTAGGGACAAAGGAAAGACTCCTGTTTCAGTTGACAATTCCTTTAAAGGAGTTTTGAAGGATGAAAAAGAAATGGCTCCTGAGAATTGCTTGAAGAGAATAAATTCCAGCCAAAGAGGGGAGGAGCATAAGAGCATCTG caatattacTAGTGATAGTGAGGatgaaaatgatgaagataaaaTTCCAATTCGTAAACTTAAGATGAAGAGACTTCAAGATTTAACTCATGAATCCATGGGCGTTCCTCTGAATCAGTGTTCTATGGCTCCTATTCTATCTTTTGGGGATTGCAATGCTGAAGAATCCTTTACTCCTTCAAGGCGGCATCTGGTTACACTGGTACAATGTGAAGAAAGGAAGGGCGGGTTGGGAAGGACCTCTCCAGGTTATTTGGTGGGGAATGCGAGTGACACTGAGTATCAGATAGAAGGCCCTGCTGCTGAAAATGTTCAAGATCATGAGGGGAAAGACGTTGCTTCAGATGCTAAAGGTGGTGCAAGTTTGGATAGGTTCATTGTTGATGGATCTGATGGTTCAGATGACGAAGATTCTTCTACTGACTCAAAAGAAGATTGTGAGTTGGTATTATCGATGATTcgaaggaataaaaaaaataaatcggAATGGACCTTTGAGGCAGACATGCTCTCTTCCTTTCAGAAGGATCCTGTTCTCTGTATGAAGGCTGTTTGTGCTCTCTATAAGAAGCAAACTGTTGAGGAGAAGTACATTATGGGTTCACTGTATTTGAACAACTGGGGGTTTAGCAATATTGATGCATTCAG GGGAACTTATTTGGCCAAGTTTCTTATGGATGGGGCTTCACGAGGGGCGCTCaagaagaccgttgaggagctGGAGAAGCACATGCCAGGAGGACTTGATGAATGCAGAAGGCTGGCTAACCAATACTACAAGCAATTGTTCAAGATTTACCAAAACAAAGAGGACCCTTTCTTTCCATAA